The following nucleotide sequence is from Streptomyces sp. NBC_00239.
CCGGTCCAGTCCGTGCCAGGCCAGCAGCGGCAGCTCGGCGATGGCGGACCGCCAGGCGTCCAGTGCCTCGGCCCAGTCCCCGACCGCCCCGGCGGCGGTCGCCCAGGCCCGCGCGGCCCGGAACCGCACCTGGGCCGGCGCGGTCGCGGTGCCCGCGGCACGGCGGTACAGGCCGAACGCCTCTTTGAGGTTCGACCTCTTGACGGTCTGCGAGAAGCGCATGAGGAGCATGGAGGCGAGGTGCGCCGCGTGCGCCGCGTACTGCAGATCGCCGTCGGGCGTGTACCGCAGCGCCTCCCGGGCCGTCTCGACGGCCTCTTCGATGTCGGCGGACGGCTCCCGCCGCGCACGGCGGCGGAAGAACCGCCCGCCCCCGTCGCCGCCCGCCGCTCCCGCACCGGCCGCACCGGTCGCCTCGGGATCCTGGACGCCGTAGAACCGGTCGAAGAGCGCCCGGGAGAGGTTGGCCAGCGCGAAGGCCCGCACCGGGTGGTCGTGCGGGAGGAGGCGCACGGCCTCCCGCAGGAGCGCGACCGCCTCGTCGCAGTCGGCCGGCTGCCGGGTGCTCCGGTACCGGTGGAGCAGGGCCAGGGCCAGGTTCGACAGATGGGAGGGGCGGAACGGGTGCTCCGGGGAGACGCCCCCGACGGCCGTGCGGGCGGCCTCGATGGCCTCGTCGAGGTAGTCGGACCCGCCCGATCGCCGGTACCGGTCGATGAGGGCCATGCACAGATTGGTCTGGTGGAGAGAGGTGTCCGCATGCCCGGCGGGCAACTGCCGGACCGCGGCGCGGCTCGTCTCCACCGCCTCGTCCAGGTCGGCGAGTGCCCCTGACCACTCGTGGCGCCGGCGCATGGCCGCGCTCAGGTTGGCCAGCGCGACGACGAGCATGCCGGGTTCGGCGGGGGAGGCCTCGGCCACCGCCCGCCGGGCCGCGTGCACCGCGTCGTCGAGGTCGGGCCGGCTCCCCGTGCGGAGGTAGCGGGACAGGAGAGTGGTGCTCAGATTGGTCAGGTAGACGGTCCGTTCCGGGTGGTCGGCGGGCAGCGCGGCGACCGCGTTCCGGCTCAGGTCGACCGCGCGGTCCAGGTCGCCCGCCGATCCGAGCCGTTCCGCACGGATGCGGAGCAGCGCCCCCAGGTTGGACAGCTCCAGCGCGTCCCCGACGCCGCCCGTACGCCCCGCCTCCAGGCCCGCTTCCATCCGCTGGAGGGCCTCGTCCAGCAGCGCCAGGTCACCGGACTCCTGGTAGGCGGCCTGGAGGGCCCGGCCCAGGTTGAACAGCACCTGGCCGGCGTGGGGGTCGCCGTCGCCGCGCAGCGACCGGACCGCGCGCCGGTGCCAGTCCAGCGCCTCCGCGAGATCTTCCGGATCGTGCGTACGGGAAAACCTGATCATCAGCGTGCCGCCGATGTGCGACTCGTCGACGGCCCGGTCCTCCGCCCGCGGCGCCAGCCGGATGCCCTCCATCCACGCATCCACCGCCGCGTCGAGATCGGACAGCGCGCCGGTCCGGCCGAACCGGTGGGAGAGCGCCGTCCCCAGCTCCGACAGGCACGCGGTGAGGGCAGCCGGGTGGTGGCGGGCCAGGAGGGTGCGGGCTTCCCGGAGGGCCGCGACGGCCTCCTCGTTGTCGTCCGCCGAGCCCGTCCGCTGCGCCCGGGCGTCCAGTGCCTCGCCGAGCAGCGAGAGCGGGATCCCGCGGTCGGTGGCGTCGGCCGCCGTGTGACGAAGGCTCAGCCGGGCCGCATCGACGGCGGCTTGCGCGTCGGCGGTGTCGGCGGTGTGCCGGAAGCGGGTCAGCAGCACGTGGCCGAGGTCGTACGCGGACGTGGCGCTCAGGTTGCTGCTGCCGGCGCTCTCCCGTACGGACTGCCGGAGCAGCTCCACGGCCTCCTCGATGTCGGCGGGGTCGCCCAGGCGCCGGAACCTGTTCCGCAGGGCCTTGCCCAGGCCCGCGAGGAGGACGGCCCTCCGGAGCGGATGCGGGCCGGCGGCCGCCAGGGCCTTGCGGGCGGCCGCCACCGCGTCCGCATGGTCGGCCGCCGACCCGGACCGGCCGGCCCGCGTGCGGAGCACGTTGCCGAGGGTGGACTGGTAGCCGCGGCGGGCCGGGTGCCCGGGCACGGAGACCGCCACGGCCTGCGTCGCCGCCTCCACGGCGGCGTCGAGGTCCGCCGGATCGCCGAGCAGCGCGAACCGCTGGTCGAGGGCCAGCCCCAGCTGTGACAGGTAGATGGCCCGCTGCGGATCGTCCGGCGCCGCCAGCGAGACGGCGAGCCGCAGTGCCTCGACCCCGTCGTCCAGATCCCCGCGGGCGGCATCCTGCTCGTACCGGAGCAGCAGGGCCACACCGGTGTTGGCGTGGTACAGCGCCCGGGGCTCCGGCGCCACCCGTACGGCTTCCAGGCCGGCGGAGACGGCGTCGTCGAGGTCGGCCCGCGCCCTGCGCAGGCCGAAGAGGGCGCCGAGCGTGCCGGCCAGGTTGGCCAGGTACATCGACCGCTCCGGATCGTCGTCGGCGGCCGTCCCCACGGCCAGTCGGCCGATCTCGGCGGCGTCCTCCAGATCGGCGTCCGCGCCGGCCAGGAGATGGCGGGAGCGCAGCGCGTAGCCGAGGTTCGACAGCATCATCGGGCCCGAGGGATGGCCCTCCGGGAGCACGCTCAGGACCCGGGTCCACAGCCGGATCGCGTCCTCCAGGGCGTCCCCGTCGCCGTCGGCCTGCCAGCGCGCGGTCAGTTCCAGTCCGGTGGCGACCAGGGCGGCCACGGCGTGCGCGGCCGGCAGGTCGATCCCGGCCACGGTCTCCCGGATCTGTTCGGGCACCTGCTCCGGCGCGAACTGCTTGACCAGGGCGAACAGCCCCATCGTCATCTTGAGGTCCTGCTGTGCGGCCGGGGTCTCGGGGCCCAGGACCAGGCAGCGGGTGAAGTGCAGGGCGGCGACCACGTGCACGGCGGCCAGATCCACGATGTACGTCCCGGTGTCGGGCCCGTCGCGTGCTTGGAGGCGCTCCCACCAGTCCGGGAACTGCGGCCGTTCCCCTCCGTCCCACGCGTCCCAGCCTTCCGGCGGCGTCGGGGACCGCAGGACGAGCACGCGCAGCGCGTCGGCCTCCGACACGGCCTCCGGTGCCATCACCGCGTCCCGGTTCCCCTTCTCCCAGAAGGCCTCGAGGCGCTCCTCGAGGCGTGCGAACAGTCGGTCCGCCTCCCAGCCGCTGCCGTCCCCGTCCTGCATCCCCGCCTCGCCTCTCCTGCCGGTCCCGCCCGTCCGCCCCCGACCGCTCACATGGCATGATGATCCATCAATTCCGGTGTGAAGGAGTCGGATTGTGGACAGTGCCGAACTGCTGAGCGCGCTGTGCCGGGAACTGCCCAGGCTCCGCGCGGTCGCCGAGGAGACCGGCGACGGAAACGACCTGGAAGAGGCCCTGGCGGCGGCCCGCCGCGGTGAGCCGGTCGACGACCGGCTGCGCGCCCTCGGGTTGCTGCGCCTGCTGGAGTCCTGGACGGCCCGCGCCGTGCCGGCGGCCGGGGAGCAGCCCGGCCTCGTCGCGCTGCCGGGCGGCGACCGCGCCGGGCACGTGGCACTCGGCCGCTACCGCTGCCCGGCCGGCAGCTGCCGCCGAGCCGAGCAGCCGGCGCCGGGCGAGGACCTGCCGGTCTGCTCGCTGCACGGCCGGGCCCTGCGGTTCCGCTGACCGGATCGACCGGAACCGGGGGAGGGGAGGGGCGCACGATGAACACGATGCTGGCAGAAGTGGGCCGGCGCTCGATGGAGCGCTGGGTGTCCGGCATGCTCCTCCCGGGGATGCTGTTCGTCGCCGGCTGCCTGGCGGCCTGGCAGCTGGGGCACGCGCCCTGGTCGGGCCTGGGCCGGCTGACCGCCCTGCTGGATGCGGACGGGCCCGTCAACGGCCGTCGCACCTCCCCGTGGCTGCTGCTGGTCGCGGCGCTGCCCGTCCTGTCGGCCGCCGCCGGACTGGCGGCCCGGGGCGCTGCCGGGGTGCTGGCCGGGCTGTGGTTCGAGCCCTGGCCGTCCGTGCTGCGGCGGCCCGCGGCCCGGCGCACCGCCGACCGCGCCGCCCGCTGGGAGGCGGCCGACACCCGCTACCGTGAGGCGCGGGCCGAGGCGGAGGCCGGGGCGGCGGCGGGCAGCGGCCGTCCGACGGCCGCGGCCCGCGCCCGGATCGACGCGCTCGCGGCCGGGCGCAACGCCATCGCGCTGGGCCCGCCGGCCCACCCCACCTGGGCGGGTGACCGGCTGGCCGCCGTCGACGCCCGGATCTGGGCCTGGTACCGGCTCGACATCGGGTTCGCGTGGCCGCGGCTGTGGCTGATCCTGGAGGAACCCGAACAGAACACGGTCCGCGCGGCCCGCACCGAACTCGACGCGGCCGTCACCCTGGCCGGGTGGGGCGTGCTGTGCGCACTGCCCGCCCTGTGGTGCTGGCCGTTCCTGCTGCTCGGGGCGGGCTTCTTCGCGCGCGGCCGGCGCCGGACCCGGACCGCCGTGGACACCCTGGCCCATCTCACCGAAGCCGCCTTCGACTTGAGGGCCGCGACCCTGGCGCGGGAGCTCGGCTTCGACGTACCCGAGGGGCCGCTCTCCCCGGAGACCGGCGCTCAGGTCACCGCCCACCTGCGCAAGCACGCCTGACCGGCGCCCGGGATCTCACCGGTCCGGGCTCAGGCGGTCGGGGGGCCGCCGGGCCGCGCCGTCCGGGCGCGTTCCTCGGCCAGTACGCCTTCGCCCTCCGTGTCGAGGTGGGGCAGTATCCTGTCCAGCCAACGCGGCGTCCACCAGGCCGACTTGCCGAGCAGGGTCATCACCGCCGGCACCAGCAGCAGCCGTACCACCGTGGCGTCGATGAGCACGCTGGCGGCCAGTCCCAGCCCCAGCATCTTGACCACGATGTTGTCGCTGACGATGAACGCGGCGAACACGCTCACCATGATGAGGGCCGCGCACGTGATGACGCGGGCGGTGATCTCCAGTGCGTGCGCCACGCTGGCCTGCGCGTCGCCGGTGCGCAGCCACGCCTCGTGGACCCGCGACAGCAGGAAGATCTCGTAGTCCATGCTCAGCCCGAAGACGATCGCGAACATCATCATCGGGACGTAGCTCTCGATGGGGACCTTGCCGGAGACGCCGAGCGCGGGTCCGCCCCAGCCCCACTGGAAGACGGCGACGACCACGCCGTACGAGGCGGCGATCGACAGCACGTTCAGCAGGGCCGCCTTCACCGCCACCAGCAGGCCGCGGAACACCACCAGGATGACGAGGAACGCCAGCGCCACGACCACCGCGATGATCAGCGGCAGCCGGCTGGAGACGATGTCCAGGAAGTCGACCTGCGCGGCGGTGGTGCCCGTCACGTAGGTCTCGGCCTGGGTCCCGGCCACCGCCTGCGGGAGTACGTCGTCCACGAGGCGGTCGGTGAGCTGCGTGGTCCGCTCGTCCTGCGGGGAGGCCACCGAGTACGCGGTCCCGAGCAGGACGTCGCCGTCCGGGGTGGTGCGCAGCGGGGTGATGGACGCGGCGTCCGGCACGTTCGCCAGCGCCTTCTGGAGCTGGGTGGCGAGGGCCGCCCGGTCGGCGGCGGGCACCGCGCTCTGGTCGACGACCAGGGTCAGCGGTCCGTTGGCGCCCGGTCCGAACGCCGTCGAGATCAGGTCGTAGGCCCGCCGGTCCGTGAAGGACTTGGGGTCGGCGCCGTCGCCGATGTGGCCGAGCTGGATGAAGAACACCGGCAACGCCAGGATCACCAGGGTGACGACGCCGCCGACCAGGAACCACCACGGGCGCTTCTCGACCCGCTGGGCGTAGCGGTGCCAGGTGCCGTGGGCCTGCGCGCCGGGCTCGGCGTCCGTTTCCGCGACCGGTTTGCGTACGGTGTACCGGTCGATGCGGCTGCCGACCAGGCCCAGCATGGCGGGCACCAGGGTGAGGGCCGCGAGGACGGCCGTGACCACGGTGATCGCGGCCGCGAGGCCCAGTTTCCCGATGAAGCTGACCCCGGACACCCACAGGCCGGACAGCGCGATGATGACGGTGCAGCCGGACACGAGGACGGCGCGGCCGCTGGTGGTGGTGGCCAGCGCGGCGGCCTCGGCCGGATCGTGGCCGTCCATGAGGTTCTGCCGGTGCCGGGTGATCAGGAACAGCGCGTAGTCGATGCCGACACCGAGGCCGATCATCGTGGCGAGGGTCGGGGAGACCGTGGCGAAGGTGAACGCGGAGGCCAGCAGACCCAGCAGGGCCAGCCCGCAGATCGCCCCGATCAGGGCGGTGACCAGCGGCAGGACGGCGGCGATGATGCTGCCGAAGCCGATCAGGAGCACCAGGATCGCCACCGCGAAACCGATGGCCTCGCTGGTCCGGTCGTCGGCCTCGGGCCTGGCCAGTTCGCCGAGCGGGCCGCCGTACTCGACGTCGATGCCGGCGTCCCGCAGCGGCTGGACGGCCGCGTCGACACCCGGCAGGTAGTCGTCGCCGAGGGTGCTGGGCGGTACCGAGAACCGGACGGTGATGTAGGCGGTCTTGCCGTCGGTGGACAGCGGGCCGGTGTTCGGGGTGCCGGGCGGCGGCGGGGTGGGGGCGGTGCCGGTCGGCGGCAGCGGGTCCTGCGCGCTGAGCACGTCGGGCAGCTTCTGCAGGGAGGCCACCGCGGCGGAGACCGCGGCGGCGTCCTGAGTCAGCGGCGCCGAGGGGTTGTTGAGGACGATCTGGGTGCCGTAGCCGCCGGCGGCCGGATCGTGTGCCTTCAGGACGTCCAGGCCCTCCTGCGACTGCACGCCGGGGAGGGCGAAGTCGTCCGAGTACTCGCCGCCCACCGCGCGGTTGGCGATCTGCAGCCCGACCAGGGCCGCCAGCCACAGCGCGATGACGACGACGAAGTGCCTGGCGCACCAGTGCCCGAGCCGGTAGAGCGAGCCTCTGCCCGCCGCGGGCGCCGTTGCCTTGCCCAGCCTCGCAGTGTCCATGGGGTGGTCGTCTCCCGGGTTTACCCCCCTGTGCGTCCCCGTCACCCATTGAATGCCGTCGCGGCCCGGGCGGCACCTCGGGCCGGTACGGCGGCTGCCGGATCGCCGGGTGGCGGGGCCTGCCGGATAGTGGATCCATGGAGCGCTACCCGCTCATCGCCGATCACGGCCTCGTCGGTGACCTGCAGACGGCGGCTCTGGTCTCGGACGAGGGCGTGGTCGACTGGTTCGCCGCGCCGCGCTTCGACTCTCCCGGTATCTTCTCGGGCCTGCTCGACCACGACCGGGGCGGCTTCTTCCGGCTGTCCATGGCCGGTGACGACGTCACCGTCAAACAGCTCTACTATCCGGACACCGCCGTGCTGGTGACCCGGTTCATGTCCCCCGACGGGGTGGGCGAGCTGATGGACTGGATGCCGCCCGACCGCATCGGACGGCCCACCGACCGGCACACGATCATGCGGGTGGTGCGCTGTACCCGCGGCACGGTCCGCTTCACCCTCGACTGCCGGCCGCGCTTCGACTTCGGACGGTCCCGGCACACGCTCCGGATCGACGGGCGGACCGCCGAGTTCCGGGCATCCGGCATCTCCGGCTTCCTCCAGTCGAACATCCCGCTGGAGCGGGAGGGCGAGGCCGACGTCCAGGGCGCGGTCACCCTCACCCGGGGCGAGCGGGCCGGTGCCTCGTTCACGGTGGCCGGACCCGACGAACCGGCCCCGCCGCTGCCCGACGCCGGGGGCGTCGAGCGCGACCTGTGGGCCACCGTCAACTTCTGGCAGGACTGGATGGGCACCACCCGCTACCGCGGCCGCTGGCCCGACATGGTGCACCGCTCCGCCATCACCCTGAAGCTGCTGACGTACCTGCCTTCCGGCGCGCCGATCGCCGCCGCCACCCTCGGACTGCCCGAACTGCCCGGCGGCGAACGCAACTGGGACTACCGCTACACCTGGATCCGCGACGGCTCGCTGTCCGTACGGGCCCTGCTGGACCTCGGGTTCGTGGCCGAGGCCTCCGCCTTCACCAGCTGGCTCACCGACCGCGTCACCGAGCGGGCTTCCGGCCCCGCCGGCGGCACCCAGCCCCTCCAGATCATGTACCGGGTCGACGGCGACCCGTGGCTGCCGGAGGAGGTCCTGGAGCACTTCGAGGGCTACCGGGGCTCGTATCCCGTACGGGTCGGGAACGCGGCGGTGGACCAGGTCCAGCTCGACATCTACGGCGAGGCGCTGTACGCCCTCGCCCAGGGGCAGGGCCAGGACACCCAGCCCACCTACCGCGGCTGGCAGGCGATCGCCTCGATGCTGGACTGGCTCGCGCAGTCGTGGGACAACCGCGACGCGGGCATCTGGGAGACCCGGGGCGGCCCGCAGGAATTCACCTTCAGCCGGGTGATGTCGTGGGTGGCGTTCGACCGCGGGCTGCGGTTGGCCGCGGAGTTCGGGCGCCCGGCCGCCCGCGAGACCTGGCTCGAAGCCCGTGACGCGATCTTCGAGCAGGTCATGCGGCGCGGCTGGAGCGAGCGGCGCGGCGCGCTCGTCCAGCACTACGGCAGCGACGTGCTCGACGCCTCGCTGCTGCTGATCCCGCGGGTGGGGCTCCTCAACCCCACCGACCCCGCCTGGCTGAGCACCCTCGACGCCATCGACCGCGACCTCGTCGAGGACAGCCTGGTGTTCCGCTACGACCCGAAGGCCTCGCCGGACGGGCTGCGCGGCGCGGAGGGCACCTTCAGCCTGTGCACCTTCCTGCACGTGGACGCGCTGGCCCGGGCCGGCCGCGTGCGCCAGGCCCGTTTCTCCTTCGAGAAGATGCTCACCTACGCCAACCACGTCGGCCTGTTCGCCGAGGAGATCGGCCCCAGCGGCGAACAACTCGGCAACTTCCCGCAGGCGTTCACCCACCTCTCCCTGATCATGGCCGCCACCACGCTGGACGAGGCACTCGACGCCTTCCACCACCACGCGCGCACTGGTCCGGGCTACCCGGAGCACAGCACATGAAAGCGCCCGCCTCCCGATCACGGAAGCGGGCGCCCTGCCCTGGCTGGGGGCTTAGAACCGGCCACCCTTGAGGGCGTCAACGAACACGCCCCACGAGGCGTCGGTGAAGGAAACGGCAGGTCCGGTGGGAACCTTCGAGTCGCGGACGGGCGTCACGCCGAACAGCTGGCCGGCAGCCACCTCGACGCAGTTGTTGCCACCGTCGCTGTAGCTGCTTTTGCCCCAGGTGAGCCCGGCTCGGTCCGCGTTGGAAATCTTCATCTGAGTTCCTTCAGAGATCACGGAAGCGGGCGCCCGGAATTGCTGAGGCTTAGAGCTGGCCGCCCTTGACGGCGTCGAGGAAGATGCCCCACTCGGGCTCACTCAAAACCAGCGCCGGTCCCGTCGGGGCCTTCGAGTCGCGCACCGGGACCGCGCCGGGGATCTGGCCGGCCGCCACCTCGACGCAGTCGTTGGTAGCGCCGCTGTAGCTGCTCTTCGTCCACGCGAGACCGGATGCGGCAGCGTTCGAGATCTTGCTCATTTGAGTGTCTCCATGATGTCTGCGATGAGGTCGGCAGACTTGTCCAGTGGCAGAGCCGCGGCCCTCAAGTGCTCAAAGGCCGCGCCGTACACCGACACGTCTGCGGCACTCTCAACGTACAGCGCGCTCGCCAGGTGTTCGACGAGGACTACGTCCAGGTCCGCGCTCTCCGGGAATCCGAGTACGGTGAACGGCCCTGACAGGCCCGGGTGTGGAGACTCGGCGATCGGGATGATCTGTATCGAGACGTGGGGCGTCTCTGCCTGATCCAGCAAATGCTGAAGCTGCACCCGCATGACGCGGGGGTCAACCTTGGCGCGTAGTGCGGTCTCGTGGATGATCGCCCACAGCTTCAGAGGCTTTGGGCGAGTGAGCACCGACTGACGGGCAATCCGAACCTGGACGAGGGCGTCAACCTCTTCGGCGGTGGACGTCGGATTGATGCCCGACACCACTGCCCGGGCGTAGGTGGCTGTCTGCAGCAGCCCGGGGATGAGGAGAGTCTGATAGGAGCGCAGACTCTCTGCGTCAGCCTCCAGGCTGATCAGCTCCGCGTAGGCCGGCGAGATGATGTCTTGGTACGTCTGCCACCAACCGCGGCGTGCACCGTCTCTGGCAAGGGCCACGAAGACGTCCCGGCGCTCTGAGTCGCCGACGCCATAGACGTCGATAAGGGTCCCGACAGCGTCCGGCTTGATCTTGAGTTGTGCCCGCTCTACGCGGGACAGCCTCGACCCGTCCCATCCGTGCCCGGAGTACCCACCAGCCGCCCTCCGTTCCGGATGCTGTCGGTCCAGCTCTGCTGACAGCAATTCCGCAGCCTCATCCTGCGTCAGGCCCTTGGCCTCCCGTAGCCGACGCAACTCTGCACCGAGACGACGCTGACGAACGGAAGGTGCCATTGCCTCCCCCTCTCCGCTTGACGGTATGTGACTGCCCGTCGACGCATCGTGCCACATGCCGCTACCAGGCAGGAGAAATATGCAAGTTTTCAAAACTCCGCCCGGCAGGTTGCAAACCATATCCCGCACTGCCAGGCTGAGTTTACGAGCACGGCGCGTAACCGCGCCGTTGCAGACAGGGGTGATCCATGTCGAATGAAGTGCACGGCCGGGCGGACGCGACGGCAGCCCTCAACGCCCGTCCGCAGATACCGGCCTGTGACGTCTGTTGCGTGCTGAAGCGTGACTGGGAGCGGCTTTCGGACCGTCAGTCCCCGGAATTCGACTGGGACAAGGCGCTCCAGGCGGGAATCGAGCTGCACAACTGCTGTGCTTCCGGGCACCGTCAGGACTTCGACGGCGACGAAGGCCGCTGGCCCGAGCACGCGGCCGGGATAGCGGCCTACATCTCCCTCGTGTTCGCCGACGTACGTCCGTACGACCCCACCAGACCGGCCGTCGACTGATCATCGGCGTGCCCGGGGGGCGGCAGGGCCGCGCGCGCCTTGAGGTCGGCTACGTGCGGCTCTGCCCGCTCCCCTCCGTCACGGCAAGGAGCTGACATGCGGTACGAATGCGCCGCCCGCACCGACGTTGGCGCGCTGGCGCTCCAGGCGCTGGATCCGCCGGGCGAGATGCAGGGCCTCCTGGAGGAGATCGAGCGGTGGCCGGAGTGCCCCCTCGTCGAGGGGCACGGCGGACATCACTTCGGCCTGGTGAGGTGGCTTGAGCACCGTGAGGCAGGCCTGTGGACATCGTGGCGCGACGGTGTGCGACCGACGGCCCTTCTGGCGCTCGAAGACTGTTCGGTCTGGGAGGGCGAAGACGTGTGCAGCGGTTTCCGCGGCCACGCCGGAGAGCACACGTGGGCGCTCCGCGCGAGGGACTCGGCCGAGGAAGCCGTAGCGGCGTCGCGGCCCGCAGGGTGACGGCGTGCAGCCGGGCCCGGGAGTTGGACTCCCGGGCCCGGCGATGGTTCGGGCACACGGCCGCCGAGGGGTGTCCGGCCGCTACGCGGTGGGGTGGAGGGCCACTACGGAGCGGGGCGGACGACCGCTGCGGTCAGGAGGTCAGGACGTGTACAGGTACCACTTGTGGTTCTCCTGCTTGCAGGAGTAGTGGTGCCAGTGCCCCTGGGACTGCCCCTTCTTGCCGGCGCTCTGGCAGGACTGCTTGCTGGGGTACGGTCCGTGCTTGCCGGTGGGCGCCAGCTGCTCCGCCGAGACGGCGGAGGTGCTCTGCTGCGGAGCCGCGGACGCGGCGCCGGCCGGAACGGCGATCAGCAGGCCGGCGGTGACCAGAGTGGCAACCGGAACGATTCGGGTGATGAGTGCACGCATGAGGTGTTCCTCGTCTTCCTGTGGACCGGGCCCCGGTGCGGGGCTCGTGACCACAAACGTAGGAACTCCCGTGTCCCGGGCACATGGGGCGGCCGGCCCAACCCGGCCCCGGCCGGATTCCCGGCCCGCTGTTGGGCCGACCGGGCGAAGCGCACGCCCCACCGGGCGAGCCCACCGCGGCCGTCCGCCGACACGGCTCGGCGCCGGGGGCCCGTAAGAAGCAAGCCCTCGACGCCGTCGCCCCGCCCCTTTCCCCGCCCGCGCTCCACCCCGCGGCCCCGCCCGTACCCGCACCCCGCCCGTACCCCCGGGTCCGCACACAGACCGGCCCGCCTGCCGTGTCACGTCACGGCAGGCGGGCTGCGGTCCTCACGTTCCGTCCGTCCCGTCGGCGCGGTCTCCGCGCCGCTCCCCGGCCCGGACGGCGGCCGGCGGGCCGCCCTTCGGCCCGGTGGCCTGCTGCTTCTCGAGGAGGTGCTCGTACACCTCGAAGTCGACGGACTGCCAGCGACCCATGTCTCCATGGCTGGCCCTGAACTGGGCCGGAGTCGGACTTGCCACTGTTCTCACCTCGGATGCTCACTCGCCGGCCGCACGCCCTGCGCCGCCGGAACGGCTCTGCGATCCACCATGCCGGTCCGGGCTGCTCGGCCGCATGGGGAGAACCACCCGCTTTTGCCCCGAGGTGTCCGGTCCGGGTGCCCGGTCAGGACAGCTTGCCGTCGTAGTCCGGGAGCTTGAAGGTGCGCTCGGCGTGCCCGCCGACCAGGTCGGTGTCGTTGTTGCCGATATTGGCGATGATCTTGTAGCCGGCGGCCTCGATCTCGGCGCGCTTGGCCGTCTTGTACGTGCTGACCTCGGTGAACAGGTCGGGCAGGTTGCGTACGTACAGCCCGGACACCGGGTAGCCGACGGACTTGAGGTTGCGCTCGGTGAGGGAGTAGATGATCCCCGGCCGGGCGGTCACGAAGAAGATGGCCACGCCGTGCTGGTTGGCGTACCGGGTGAGGTCGCGGACCTCGGAGATCGCCGGCGTCGGGGACGTCCAGAACCAGTGGAAGTCGGTCTCCAGCGAGGAGTTGTCGATGTCGAGGACGATCGCCTGCTTCTCGCCGGCGGGCGCCTGCGCGATCCGCTGCTGGACGTACGGCAGGGCCGGGGCCATCACCTGGGCGACGTCGCGCTTCCAGGCGGCGTAGTCGATGCCGAGGAGGGCGGCGTTGCCGCCGGGCGCCGAGGCGGTGACGGCGGCCGGGGCGAGTGCGGGGGCGGCCTGGGCGGGGGCCGCGGGGGCCAGCATCAGGACGGCGGCGGCCGCGGCCGTGCCGGTGGCGGTGCCGAGGGTGCGGAGACGGGTGCTGCTGCGCATGTGGGGGCGCTCCTCGCGACGGGGAGTGTTTGGCATGTACGCGCTCAGAATTGGCCAGATCGCATGCCATGTCTACTGGTCGGTAGTAAACTTTTTCCGGCCACCGGGTAAACGCTCGTCGCCGCCGCGCCGGCCGTCCCCGCCGGGCGGGCCCGCAGGCCCGCCCCGAGGGGATGCGGTGCGCCGCCTACTTCGCGAGCTTGCCCTGGGCCGTGACCGCGAACCACGTGCCGCCGACGCCCTGACCGCTGGTGTCGCCGGGCGTCTTGTCACCGGTGAACCAGTACAGCGGCCAGCAGTCGATCGTCACCTGGACCGTGCCGTCGGGGCGCT
It contains:
- a CDS encoding DUF397 domain-containing protein, which codes for MSKISNAAASGLAWTKSSYSGATNDCVEVAAGQIPGAVPVRDSKAPTGPALVLSEPEWGIFLDAVKGGQL
- a CDS encoding DUF397 domain-containing protein; the encoded protein is MKISNADRAGLTWGKSSYSDGGNNCVEVAAGQLFGVTPVRDSKVPTGPAVSFTDASWGVFVDALKGGRF
- a CDS encoding helix-turn-helix domain-containing protein: MWHDASTGSHIPSSGEGEAMAPSVRQRRLGAELRRLREAKGLTQDEAAELLSAELDRQHPERRAAGGYSGHGWDGSRLSRVERAQLKIKPDAVGTLIDVYGVGDSERRDVFVALARDGARRGWWQTYQDIISPAYAELISLEADAESLRSYQTLLIPGLLQTATYARAVVSGINPTSTAEEVDALVQVRIARQSVLTRPKPLKLWAIIHETALRAKVDPRVMRVQLQHLLDQAETPHVSIQIIPIAESPHPGLSGPFTVLGFPESADLDVVLVEHLASALYVESAADVSVYGAAFEHLRAAALPLDKSADLIADIMETLK
- a CDS encoding HAD family acid phosphatase — protein: MRSSTRLRTLGTATGTAAAAAVLMLAPAAPAQAAPALAPAAVTASAPGGNAALLGIDYAAWKRDVAQVMAPALPYVQQRIAQAPAGEKQAIVLDIDNSSLETDFHWFWTSPTPAISEVRDLTRYANQHGVAIFFVTARPGIIYSLTERNLKSVGYPVSGLYVRNLPDLFTEVSTYKTAKRAEIEAAGYKIIANIGNNDTDLVGGHAERTFKLPDYDGKLS
- a CDS encoding glycoside hydrolase family 15 protein; this translates as MERYPLIADHGLVGDLQTAALVSDEGVVDWFAAPRFDSPGIFSGLLDHDRGGFFRLSMAGDDVTVKQLYYPDTAVLVTRFMSPDGVGELMDWMPPDRIGRPTDRHTIMRVVRCTRGTVRFTLDCRPRFDFGRSRHTLRIDGRTAEFRASGISGFLQSNIPLEREGEADVQGAVTLTRGERAGASFTVAGPDEPAPPLPDAGGVERDLWATVNFWQDWMGTTRYRGRWPDMVHRSAITLKLLTYLPSGAPIAAATLGLPELPGGERNWDYRYTWIRDGSLSVRALLDLGFVAEASAFTSWLTDRVTERASGPAGGTQPLQIMYRVDGDPWLPEEVLEHFEGYRGSYPVRVGNAAVDQVQLDIYGEALYALAQGQGQDTQPTYRGWQAIASMLDWLAQSWDNRDAGIWETRGGPQEFTFSRVMSWVAFDRGLRLAAEFGRPAARETWLEARDAIFEQVMRRGWSERRGALVQHYGSDVLDASLLLIPRVGLLNPTDPAWLSTLDAIDRDLVEDSLVFRYDPKASPDGLRGAEGTFSLCTFLHVDALARAGRVRQARFSFEKMLTYANHVGLFAEEIGPSGEQLGNFPQAFTHLSLIMAATTLDEALDAFHHHARTGPGYPEHST